The following coding sequences lie in one Streptococcus suis genomic window:
- the pepC gene encoding aminopeptidase C → MSTLDFDFTERLYANYLANPSLQATENAVSHNGLLKSLETRQSAIDNDYVFSIDLTKDAVSNQKASGRCWMFAALNTFRHKLISDFKLENFELSQAHTFFWDKYEKSNWFLEQIIATADQEIGSRKVKFLLDTPQQDGGQWDMVVALFEKYGVVPKSVYPESISSSASRELNQYLNKLLRQDAQILRDLLAKGASPEEVQTQKENLLQEIFNFLAVNLGLPPRSFDFAYRDKDNVYHRDTNVTPQAFYEKYVGLKLSDYVSIINAPTTDKPYNKSYTVELLGNVVGAPAVRYLNVEMNRFKKLAIAQLKAGESVWFGSDVGQSSNRQTGIMATNTYDFSSGLGIHFHQDKAGRLDYSESLMTHAMVLTGVDLDDNELPLKWKVENSWGDKVGDKGYFVASDSWMDEYTYQIVVRKEFLTQEELAAYQAQPQVLAPWDPMGALA, encoded by the coding sequence ATGTCAACATTAGATTTTGATTTTACAGAACGCTTGTATGCCAACTATCTAGCTAATCCCAGCCTACAGGCAACCGAAAATGCCGTTAGCCACAACGGACTTTTGAAATCCTTAGAAACACGCCAAAGCGCCATCGACAATGACTATGTCTTTTCAATTGACTTGACCAAGGACGCTGTTTCAAACCAAAAGGCTTCTGGACGTTGCTGGATGTTTGCTGCATTAAACACCTTCCGCCACAAACTCATCTCTGACTTCAAACTGGAGAATTTTGAGCTATCACAGGCCCATACCTTCTTTTGGGATAAATATGAAAAATCCAACTGGTTCCTCGAACAAATCATTGCCACAGCTGACCAAGAAATTGGTAGTCGTAAGGTAAAATTCTTATTGGATACCCCTCAACAAGATGGCGGTCAATGGGATATGGTTGTTGCCCTATTTGAAAAATATGGTGTGGTACCGAAATCCGTCTATCCAGAATCTATCTCATCCAGTGCCAGCCGTGAGCTCAATCAGTACCTTAACAAATTGCTCCGTCAAGATGCACAAATCTTGCGGGACCTCCTTGCAAAAGGAGCTTCTCCGGAAGAGGTTCAAACACAAAAAGAAAACTTGCTTCAAGAAATTTTTAACTTCCTAGCCGTCAACCTTGGACTCCCTCCACGCAGCTTTGATTTTGCATATAGAGATAAAGACAATGTTTATCACCGCGATACAAATGTGACACCTCAGGCATTCTACGAGAAATACGTTGGTTTGAAACTATCTGACTATGTCTCCATTATCAATGCTCCTACAACTGACAAACCCTACAATAAATCTTATACAGTCGAATTGTTGGGGAACGTCGTTGGCGCCCCTGCTGTCCGCTACCTCAATGTAGAAATGAACCGTTTTAAAAAACTAGCTATTGCCCAACTCAAAGCTGGTGAGTCCGTTTGGTTTGGTTCCGATGTCGGTCAAAGCAGCAACCGTCAAACTGGTATTATGGCAACCAACACCTACGACTTCTCTTCAGGTCTGGGTATCCATTTCCATCAAGACAAGGCTGGAAGATTAGACTACTCCGAAAGCTTGATGACCCACGCTATGGTCTTAACTGGTGTTGATTTAGATGACAATGAGCTACCTCTCAAATGGAAAGTAGAAAACTCTTGGGGTGACAAGGTTGGTGACAAGGGATACTTCGTCGCATCAGATAGCTGGATGGACGAGTACACTTATCAGATTGTTGTCCGAAAAGAATTCCTCACACAAGAAGAATTAGCAGCTTATCAAGCTCAACCACAAGTCCTTGCCCCATGGGATCCAATGGGAGCTCTAGCATAA
- a CDS encoding BAX inhibitor (BI)-1/YccA family protein, with protein MNNDSFIINQVDNTALNRFFGKIYGVVAMGIGLSALVSFLAVTVFQSLLLSLLSAGSIIMMLIMIGQIALVVSASAMAAKNSPMALPMFLAYSVTNGITISMILMFYTSETVVLAFVSAALMFAIMAVIGMTTKKDLSGMAQALRAALWGIIIASVVNIFLRSSGLSFMMSIISVLVFSGLIAYDNQRIRNVFEQTGGNVGQGWVVSMALQLYLDFINLFLNLLRIFGGLSRD; from the coding sequence ATGAATAACGATTCATTTATTATTAATCAGGTGGATAATACCGCCCTCAACCGTTTCTTCGGTAAAATTTATGGTGTGGTTGCCATGGGAATTGGTCTATCAGCTTTAGTTTCTTTCTTGGCTGTGACCGTCTTTCAATCTTTATTGCTTAGTCTGCTGAGTGCAGGTTCCATCATCATGATGCTGATTATGATTGGTCAGATTGCCTTGGTTGTTTCTGCTTCAGCAATGGCAGCTAAAAATAGCCCGATGGCTCTACCAATGTTTCTTGCCTACTCAGTAACAAATGGGATTACCATCAGCATGATCTTGATGTTCTATACTAGCGAAACAGTTGTACTCGCCTTCGTGTCAGCGGCTCTTATGTTTGCTATCATGGCTGTGATTGGGATGACAACGAAGAAGGATCTTTCTGGTATGGCCCAGGCATTGCGTGCAGCTCTATGGGGAATTATTATTGCAAGTGTTGTTAATATCTTCCTTCGTAGCTCTGGTCTAAGCTTTATGATGTCTATCATTTCTGTTTTGGTATTCTCAGGTTTGATTGCTTATGATAACCAACGTATCCGCAATGTTTTCGAACAAACTGGTGGTAATGTTGGCCAAGGTTGGGTCGTATCCATGGCGCTTCAGCTCTATCTTGACTTCATCAACCTCTTCCTCAACCTACTCCGTATCTTTGGTGGTTTGAGTAGAGACTAA
- a CDS encoding HAD family hydrolase, which translates to MVAYKQDKEYMHYVGHLIATPKVQKLGKIPHHYHSTRLEHSINVSYTSYKIAKKFGWDAKSTARGGLLHDLFFYDWRDTKFNKSHAWVHPRIAKRNAQKLIQLNKLEEDIIVKHMFGATIAPPRYKESWIVTCVDKYWAVREWSLPLQHKWKNRKVFRFQ; encoded by the coding sequence ATGGTTGCATATAAACAAGATAAAGAATACATGCATTACGTGGGGCACTTGATTGCCACACCCAAGGTGCAAAAATTGGGGAAGATTCCTCATCATTATCACTCCACGCGCTTGGAACATTCCATCAATGTCTCTTATACAAGCTATAAGATTGCGAAAAAATTTGGTTGGGATGCCAAGTCAACAGCTCGTGGTGGTCTATTGCATGATTTATTCTTCTATGATTGGAGAGATACCAAATTCAACAAGAGCCATGCTTGGGTTCATCCACGAATTGCTAAACGCAATGCTCAGAAACTCATTCAACTCAATAAACTAGAAGAAGACATCATTGTGAAGCATATGTTTGGTGCGACAATCGCTCCTCCTCGCTACAAGGAATCCTGGATTGTGACATGTGTAGATAAGTATTGGGCTGTGAGAGAGTGGAGTCTGCCCTTACAACACAAGTGGAAAAATCGTAAGGTCTTCCGTTTTCAATAA
- a CDS encoding RNA methyltransferase produces the protein MEIIRSKANHLVKQVKKLQQKKYRTSSYLIEGWHLLEEALAAKVPIEHILVSEEHVHRVAGLSNVTVVSSDIMQDLADSRTPQGVVAQLALPSQLLPETLDGKFLVLEDVQDPGNVGTMIRTADAAGFDGVFLSDKSADIYNMKVLRSMQGSHFHLPVYRMPMTAIFSALKSNQLQILATTLSSQSVDYKEVTPNPSFALVMGNEGQGISTFVADEADQLVHITMPGQAESLNVAIAAGILLFSFI, from the coding sequence ATGGAGATCATTCGCTCAAAGGCCAATCATTTGGTCAAGCAGGTTAAGAAATTACAACAGAAAAAATACCGTACTTCTTCTTATTTGATTGAAGGTTGGCATTTGTTGGAGGAGGCTTTGGCAGCCAAAGTACCTATTGAACATATCTTGGTATCAGAAGAACATGTTCATCGGGTTGCTGGCTTATCCAATGTAACAGTTGTCAGTTCAGATATTATGCAGGACTTGGCAGACTCACGGACACCGCAAGGGGTAGTAGCTCAACTTGCTTTGCCGAGCCAACTTCTACCTGAGACTTTAGATGGAAAATTTTTGGTTCTGGAAGATGTGCAGGACCCTGGAAATGTTGGTACCATGATTCGTACAGCTGATGCAGCTGGTTTTGATGGAGTATTTCTATCGGATAAGTCGGCAGATATTTACAATATGAAAGTTCTGCGTTCCATGCAAGGGAGTCATTTCCACTTGCCAGTTTATCGGATGCCGATGACTGCTATTTTTTCTGCTTTAAAAAGCAATCAGCTACAAATCTTGGCAACAACCCTCTCTAGTCAGTCGGTTGACTATAAGGAAGTTACGCCAAATCCGAGTTTTGCCTTGGTCATGGGAAATGAAGGTCAAGGAATTTCAACTTTTGTAGCCGATGAGGCGGATCAACTTGTCCATATTACCATGCCAGGGCAGGCGGAAAGCCTCAATGTAGCAATTGCGGCGGGTATTCTATTGTTTAGCTTTATTTAA
- a CDS encoding acylphosphatase (catalyzes the hydrolysis of acylphosphate), protein MRKVKMIASGRVQGVGFRWSVQFLAVEIGDIYGRVWNNDDGTVTILAQSDNAEKLSHFIHEIRKGPSRMAKVTYLDITLANFEDYKDFQVAYR, encoded by the coding sequence ATGCGAAAGGTAAAAATGATTGCATCTGGTCGTGTGCAAGGAGTCGGCTTTCGTTGGTCTGTTCAATTTTTAGCTGTGGAAATAGGCGACATCTACGGCAGAGTTTGGAATAATGATGATGGGACTGTCACCATTTTAGCTCAGTCAGATAATGCTGAGAAGCTCAGCCATTTTATCCATGAAATTCGGAAAGGGCCTTCTCGTATGGCCAAAGTTACCTATCTAGATATCACCCTAGCCAACTTCGAAGACTATAAGGATTTTCAGGTGGCGTATAGATAA
- a CDS encoding membrane protein insertase YidC: protein MYLVKKECIILKKNKRILLTGLALSTLVFLSGCVQTKNGVPTGEGWVYNFLVAPMGNLIKFFAENQGLGFGVAIIIVTLIVRLFIMPLGIYQSWKSTYQSEKMNYLKPILGPIQERMKNASSQEEQLAAQQEYFAAQKQYGVSVFGGMGCLPILIQMPFFTALFYAARYTEGISEATFLGIDLGSPSIILTAVAGVLYYIQSLLMQVGMDEEQKKQMRTVAIINPLFIVMFSWSSPAGVTLYWVVGGFIGLVQQALTNFILKPRIRAKVEEEFKNNPPKPYKSTIKDVTPKASAIIEEKTSKKSNRNAGKQRSR, encoded by the coding sequence ATGTATCTTGTAAAAAAGGAATGTATCATTTTGAAAAAGAATAAACGAATTTTATTAACAGGTCTAGCCCTGTCTACGCTAGTATTTCTATCAGGATGTGTGCAGACAAAGAACGGTGTTCCTACTGGTGAAGGTTGGGTCTACAACTTCCTTGTTGCCCCAATGGGAAACCTGATTAAATTCTTCGCGGAAAACCAAGGACTCGGTTTCGGCGTTGCTATTATCATCGTGACATTGATTGTTCGTCTCTTCATCATGCCACTAGGTATTTACCAATCTTGGAAATCAACCTATCAGTCCGAGAAAATGAATTACCTCAAACCAATTTTAGGTCCAATCCAAGAACGCATGAAAAATGCAAGTTCCCAAGAAGAGCAATTAGCTGCCCAACAGGAATACTTTGCTGCTCAAAAACAATATGGTGTCAGCGTATTTGGTGGAATGGGCTGCCTTCCTATCTTGATTCAAATGCCATTCTTTACGGCACTCTTCTACGCAGCTCGTTACACGGAAGGAATCTCAGAAGCGACCTTCCTTGGCATTGACCTTGGTTCACCAAGCATCATTCTTACTGCCGTTGCTGGTGTCCTTTATTACATCCAATCTCTATTGATGCAAGTTGGTATGGATGAAGAACAGAAAAAACAAATGCGGACTGTTGCTATTATAAACCCACTGTTTATCGTTATGTTCTCCTGGTCATCTCCTGCCGGAGTTACACTATATTGGGTAGTCGGTGGATTTATCGGTCTTGTTCAACAAGCTCTTACAAACTTCATCTTGAAACCACGTATCCGTGCTAAGGTTGAAGAAGAATTTAAAAATAATCCTCCAAAACCATATAAATCAACTATCAAGGATGTAACTCCTAAAGCATCTGCTATCATCGAAGAAAAAACGTCTAAGAAATCAAACCGTAACGCCGGTAAACAACGGTCTAGATAA
- a CDS encoding transcription elongation factor GreA produces MAEKTYPMTLEEKEKLEKELEELKLVRRPEIVERIKIARSYGDLSENSEYEAAKDEQAFVEGQISTIETKIRYAEIVNSDAVAADEVAIGKTVIVQEVGETEEEVYHIVGAAGADAFANKISNESPIGHALIGKKTGDVATIETPAGSYDVKILKVEKTK; encoded by the coding sequence ATGGCAGAAAAAACATATCCAATGACCTTGGAAGAAAAGGAAAAATTAGAAAAAGAATTAGAGGAACTAAAGCTAGTTCGTCGACCAGAAATTGTTGAACGTATTAAAATTGCTCGTTCTTACGGAGACCTTTCAGAAAACTCTGAGTACGAAGCAGCTAAAGATGAACAGGCTTTTGTTGAAGGTCAAATCTCAACAATCGAAACAAAAATTCGTTATGCTGAAATCGTAAACAGTGATGCAGTTGCTGCAGATGAAGTGGCAATTGGTAAGACTGTGATTGTTCAAGAAGTTGGTGAGACCGAGGAAGAAGTCTATCATATCGTTGGTGCTGCAGGTGCAGATGCCTTTGCAAACAAGATTTCAAATGAAAGCCCAATTGGTCATGCTTTGATTGGTAAAAAAACAGGAGATGTTGCAACAATTGAAACACCTGCTGGTAGTTATGATGTAAAAATCTTGAAGGTTGAAAAAACGAAATAA
- a CDS encoding endolytic transglycosylase MltG, whose translation MTKDTNEKNTQSSSFRDQILRDLEELKVKRLAEQSADVLVDKRNEIINELQPSLAEEKALHREPEIVKVEGIAFPDSYLPEEQQESEVMTESIEEPTSETLATPETFVIEKEVISSPVPQDTVERNLEELRNLVAANTVEFDEAPSSSLVSEPVEPVLSEKSSLEDTFLEFPTEDVSAVTGDTEVISLEETIIAPKTTAIVSEVDKQMQETQPRRRTTHRTSKQRRKKQDNAAKRIVSVIMSIIVVAVLVTGVTGYMWVKSSLEPVNAKATEAIQVEIPEGSSTLEIGKILVDNKLIKNATIFNYYSKIKSYNNFQSGFYNLKQNMSVDDIAKALQESGTPTAQKEAAGKILIVEGYTLTQIAQAITDNTKTEDKNDKTPFTTEQFMATVTNQDFINRMVATYPKLFASLPAADSGVIYQLEGYLFPAVYEYSDETTIEELVEQMIVAMDNRLQPYYETIAAKNLTVNEVLTLASLVEKEGSTDEDRRNIASVFFNRLNAAMPLQSNIAILYAQGKLGQETTLAEDAAIDTSIESPYNIYWTPGLMPGPVDSPSLSAIEAVINANTTDYLYFVADVTTGSVYFTNNIDEHNQNVAKYVNAHLNNE comes from the coding sequence GTGACAAAGGATACGAATGAAAAAAACACGCAGTCTTCAAGCTTCCGCGATCAAATTTTACGAGATTTGGAAGAATTGAAGGTGAAACGTTTGGCGGAACAATCAGCGGATGTTCTTGTTGATAAGCGTAACGAAATTATCAACGAGCTCCAGCCTAGTCTTGCCGAAGAAAAAGCCCTCCATAGAGAGCCTGAAATTGTAAAAGTAGAAGGTATTGCTTTCCCTGATTCATACTTGCCAGAAGAACAGCAAGAATCAGAAGTGATGACGGAAAGTATTGAAGAGCCAACATCAGAAACTTTGGCTACTCCAGAGACTTTTGTGATTGAAAAAGAAGTCATTTCAAGTCCGGTTCCTCAAGATACGGTGGAGAGGAACTTGGAAGAGCTACGAAACCTTGTGGCGGCTAATACTGTAGAATTTGACGAGGCTCCATCAAGCTCGTTGGTTTCCGAACCAGTTGAGCCTGTCCTTTCAGAGAAGTCTTCTTTGGAAGATACATTTTTGGAATTTCCAACGGAAGATGTATCAGCTGTAACGGGTGATACAGAGGTTATCTCACTAGAGGAAACGATTATAGCTCCAAAGACAACGGCTATTGTTTCAGAAGTAGACAAGCAGATGCAGGAAACACAACCCCGAAGAAGAACAACCCACAGAACAAGCAAGCAACGTCGTAAAAAACAAGATAACGCTGCGAAACGCATTGTCTCTGTTATCATGTCGATTATTGTAGTGGCGGTTCTAGTGACAGGTGTTACTGGTTATATGTGGGTAAAATCTAGTCTGGAACCAGTTAATGCAAAAGCTACAGAAGCTATTCAGGTAGAGATTCCAGAAGGGTCTTCAACTTTAGAAATTGGTAAAATTTTAGTTGATAACAAGTTGATTAAGAATGCTACTATTTTTAATTACTACTCTAAAATTAAGAGTTATAATAATTTCCAAAGTGGTTTTTATAATTTAAAACAAAATATGTCTGTGGATGACATCGCCAAAGCACTTCAAGAAAGTGGCACTCCGACAGCTCAAAAAGAAGCCGCAGGTAAGATTTTGATTGTTGAAGGGTATACACTGACACAAATTGCTCAGGCTATTACAGATAATACCAAGACAGAAGATAAAAATGATAAAACACCATTTACCACAGAACAATTTATGGCTACTGTGACCAACCAAGATTTTATTAATCGAATGGTTGCTACTTATCCAAAATTGTTTGCCAGCTTACCAGCTGCTGATAGTGGAGTTATTTATCAGTTGGAAGGTTACCTCTTCCCAGCGGTTTATGAATACAGCGACGAAACAACTATCGAAGAGCTCGTTGAGCAAATGATTGTCGCGATGGATAATCGTTTACAACCATATTATGAAACGATTGCTGCTAAGAATTTGACTGTAAATGAAGTTCTTACCTTGGCATCTTTGGTTGAAAAAGAAGGTTCTACTGATGAAGATCGTCGAAACATTGCAAGTGTCTTCTTTAACCGCTTGAATGCAGCAATGCCTCTACAATCCAATATTGCAATCTTGTATGCTCAGGGTAAACTTGGTCAAGAAACAACTCTAGCAGAAGATGCAGCGATTGATACATCAATTGAGTCACCATACAATATTTATTGGACACCAGGATTGATGCCTGGACCAGTGGATAGTCCAAGCCTTTCGGCTATCGAGGCAGTGATTAATGCCAACACGACAGACTATCTTTACTTTGTAGCAGATGTTACAACTGGAAGTGTTTACTTTACAAATAATATTGATGAACATAACCAAAACGTTGCTAAGTATGTAAATGCACATCTTAATAATGAGTAA
- a CDS encoding N-acetyltransferase — protein sequence MEIRFATPSDLEQVVLIENANFSKEERIAESVLAIYLNALSKTCLIMEHDGEIAGYLLSCPSVSQTVTDDIFYLTESDMPTGSHLAIASLSVADTYKGQGVGTLLLAAIKEVALAGGFEGVSLTCKEYLIGYYEMNQFEDFGPSLSQFGGQIWSDMYWKAL from the coding sequence ATGGAAATTCGTTTTGCTACTCCTTCGGATTTAGAACAAGTTGTTTTGATTGAAAATGCCAATTTTTCTAAAGAGGAACGGATAGCTGAGTCTGTTCTTGCCATTTATCTGAATGCTTTGAGTAAAACCTGTTTAATAATGGAACACGATGGGGAAATAGCAGGATATTTATTATCCTGTCCCTCTGTTTCGCAGACTGTGACAGACGATATTTTTTACTTGACAGAGAGTGACATGCCGACAGGCAGTCACCTAGCTATTGCCAGTCTATCCGTAGCGGATACCTATAAGGGACAGGGAGTGGGAACTCTTTTGTTGGCAGCCATAAAAGAAGTGGCTTTAGCGGGAGGATTTGAAGGAGTTTCCCTGACCTGTAAGGAGTATCTGATTGGCTACTATGAAATGAACCAGTTTGAAGACTTTGGCCCCTCCTTGTCGCAATTTGGAGGACAAATATGGAGTGATATGTACTGGAAAGCCTTGTAG
- a CDS encoding UDP-N-acetylmuramate--L-alanine ligase: MTKTYHFIGIKGSGMSALALMLHQMGHKVQGSDVEKYYFTQRGLEQAGIQILPFDEKNITADVELIAGNAFRPDNNVEIAYADAQGYTYKRYHEFLGEFMKGFTSLGVAGAHGKTSTTGLLAHVMRNITDTTFLIGDGTGRGSANAQYFVFESDEYERHFAPYHPEYSIITNIDFDHPDYFTSLEDVFNAFNDYAKQVKKALFVFGEDEQLRRITANAPIYYYGLEDNNDFVAYDLKPSTNGSQFKVRHGEEELGEFQIPTFGKHNVMNATAVIANLYIAGFDLQLVAEHLKTFGGVKRRFTEKIVNDTVIIDDFAHHPTEIIATIDAARQKYPSKELVAIFQPHTFTRTIALLDEFADALNGADAVYLAQIYGSARETDNGQVKVEDLAAKINKKGGLVTVENTSPLLDHDNAVYVFMGAGDIQSYEYSFERLLSNLTNNVQ; the protein is encoded by the coding sequence ATGACAAAAACCTATCATTTTATCGGAATTAAGGGATCAGGTATGAGCGCACTTGCTCTTATGTTGCATCAAATGGGGCACAAGGTTCAGGGGAGTGATGTAGAGAAATACTACTTTACACAACGTGGGCTTGAACAAGCTGGGATTCAGATTTTACCGTTTGATGAGAAAAATATTACAGCAGATGTTGAATTGATTGCTGGTAATGCTTTTCGTCCAGATAACAATGTGGAAATCGCTTATGCTGATGCCCAGGGCTATACCTACAAACGTTACCATGAATTTCTAGGTGAATTTATGAAAGGTTTTACGAGCCTCGGTGTTGCTGGTGCCCATGGTAAGACCTCCACAACGGGATTATTGGCACATGTTATGCGCAATATCACAGATACTACCTTCTTGATTGGTGATGGTACTGGTCGCGGTTCGGCAAATGCTCAGTATTTTGTGTTCGAATCCGATGAATACGAACGCCACTTTGCCCCATACCATCCTGAATACAGCATCATTACCAATATTGATTTTGACCATCCAGATTATTTCACTAGTCTAGAGGATGTTTTCAATGCTTTCAATGATTATGCGAAGCAAGTAAAAAAAGCTCTCTTCGTTTTTGGTGAAGATGAGCAACTTCGTCGTATCACGGCAAATGCTCCAATCTACTATTATGGCTTGGAAGACAATAATGATTTTGTTGCCTATGACTTGAAGCCTTCTACTAATGGTTCACAATTCAAAGTTCGCCATGGTGAAGAAGAGTTGGGAGAATTCCAAATTCCAACCTTTGGTAAGCATAATGTGATGAATGCAACAGCTGTTATTGCTAATCTTTATATTGCTGGATTTGATTTGCAACTGGTTGCAGAACACTTGAAGACATTTGGAGGTGTCAAACGTCGCTTTACGGAGAAAATTGTCAATGATACTGTTATCATTGATGACTTTGCTCACCATCCAACGGAAATCATTGCAACCATTGATGCGGCACGTCAGAAGTATCCTAGCAAGGAGTTGGTAGCCATCTTCCAACCACATACATTCACTCGTACCATTGCGCTTCTCGATGAGTTTGCAGATGCTTTGAATGGAGCAGATGCAGTTTACCTTGCTCAAATTTATGGCTCAGCGCGTGAAACAGACAATGGTCAGGTTAAGGTAGAAGATTTGGCGGCTAAAATCAACAAAAAAGGTGGACTTGTTACAGTTGAAAATACTTCACCACTTTTAGACCATGACAATGCAGTATATGTATTTATGGGAGCTGGTGATATTCAGTCCTATGAATATTCCTTCGAAAGACTCTTGTCAAATCTCACAAATAACGTCCAATAA